ACGACCACGCCCGATACCCCACCATTGGGCGAAAAATGGTGGAAATGGCTATGCAGAATGGTCGCCCCCGCAGCCAGCGCGGCTTCGCGCAGGGCGGCATCGATCGGCGCCGGGTCGGCGAGGTTATCGGCCCCCCAGAGATCAACCAGCAAATGCATGCCGGCGAAACGCTGCCCGTCGCGCTCGACGAAATAGTCCTTCGCCGACGGGTCGGTTGGCTCCCCATCGGGGCCAGAGAAAGCCTGGTTGCTGCTCGGATTCTCCGAGACCATCCCCAGCGGGCTGAGTGCGTTCATCGCGTACCCCTGTCCTACCAGTAGACGGCCTGTTGGGCGATTGCCCCCTTGGGCCAGGAAGGGCGGGGCATAAGCGAAGCGTGCCCGCAGTGCAAGGCCAAAATTGCGCTCGGGCGAAGGTCGCTCAATTCGTCGGCAGACCCGTGCCCAACGCCTGGAGCGCGACCGGAAGCGCGCGCGCGGCGGCGATCCCCTGGGTCACCTGCGGCAAATCACCGACCCCTTGCACCGGCTTGCCCGTTAGCACCCGGAACATTTGCGCAAGCGGCCCGTCGGCGAAACGATCGCCGTAGGTGCGCGCGAGGTCCGCGAGCCTCGCCTCGTCATTCGCTTGCGCCGCGGCGCTGGCGAGGCGTAGCACGATGCGCCCACCATTGTCCGACAGCGGTCCATCCGCCGGCACTGCCACCGTGACATAGGCGGCGAGGGCTGCTTCCGCCGCCGGCCAATCATGCGCTGCCTCGAGGAGGCTCGCACGGGTTTCCGCCGCATCAACGCCGGTCTGGTCGGCAAGCAGCGACATAGCGAGCGCGAGATTGCCGCG
This portion of the Acidibrevibacterium fodinaquatile genome encodes:
- the speD gene encoding adenosylmethionine decarboxylase, with amino-acid sequence MNALSPLGMVSENPSSNQAFSGPDGEPTDPSAKDYFVERDGQRFAGMHLLVDLWGADNLADPAPIDAALREAALAAGATILHSHFHHFSPNGGVSGVVVLAESHISIHTWPERNFAAVDIFMCGACDPYQSIAVLRAAFTPDRVDLDERRRGLVR